A genomic stretch from Microplitis mediator isolate UGA2020A chromosome 10, iyMicMedi2.1, whole genome shotgun sequence includes:
- the LOC130675594 gene encoding uncharacterized protein LOC130675594 isoform X1 produces the protein MGRDSRKVSRELRSSEKINKSRSVKRKNVFNPKTAERDESIQSTSSKKLKQNTEDDVPEDSSTEFRIINFIQVFTAISALIKCKKCDGNVVFQTASTRGLGFKIVVACNNCGNEYIPSCSFVGHSYEINRRFIFVMRILGIGYEGLCKFCGLMDMPSFLDKSTHTILLKQILNCSKAVAETFMTKAVNEEKQAMPTTENEDINHLTVSGDGTWQKRGYTSSFGVSSIIGYFTGKILDINIKSAYCKLCEYWKKKTNTVEFEEWYQSHEDVCSANHQGSSGKMEVDAMVEMFSYSETKYGVKYANYIGDGDSKTYSGIIKSDPYENTTVNKKECIGHVQKRMGSRLRTLKSKQKGLGGRGKLTGKLIDKLTVYYGLAIRRHCDSIENMKSAIMATFYHYGSSDEKPNHDMCPKGEESWCSYQRAEARGELDTFSHDYSPLPSDVLKAIKPIYEDLSNENLLSRCVGGFNQNNNESFNQLVWKICPKTVNTSFTIVQIAAYVAMCIFNEGINSLLVLMNTLGLNCGPNSHRYAERMDAARIKVADKRANDNTREGRLQRRHQQIDILEAAMSAEELLYGPGIDDSV, from the exons atgggacgtgattctagaaaggtttcaagagaacttcggagttctgaaaaaattaataagtcgcgttcagtcaaaagaaagaatgtttttaatccgaaaacagccgaacgtgatgaaagtattcagagtacatcttctaaaaaattaaaacaaaacactgaagatgatgtacctgaagacagcagtactgaatttcgaataataaattttattcaggtattcactgcaatttctgctcttataaaatgtaaaaaatgtgatggaaatgtagtgtttcaaacagcaagtacacgtgggctgggattcaaaattgtagttgcatgtaataactgtggaaatgaatatattccttcctgttctttcgttgggcattcttatgaaataaacagacgtttcatttttgtaatgagaatactaggaataggatacgaaggattgtgcaagttttgcggcctgatggacatgccgtcttttttagataaatctacgcatacaattttactgaaacagattttgaattgtagtaaagccgtcgcagaaaccttcatgacgaaagctgtgaatgaagaaaagcaagcaatgccaacaactgaaaatgaagatataaatcatctaactgtatcgggagatggaacctggcaaaaacggggatatacatcgtcatttggagtttcttctataattggctattttactggaaagattcttgacataaacattaaaagtgcatattgtaagctatgtgagtattggaaaaaaaaaacaaatactgttgagttcgaggaatggtatcaatcgcatgaagatgtgtgttctgctaatcatcaagggtcttctgggaaaatggaggtggatgcgatggtcgaaatgttttcgtattctgaaactaaatatggagttaagtatgccaactatattggtgatggtgactccaagacctattcaggaattataaaatcagatccttacgaaaatacaactgtaaataaaaaggaatgtatagggcatgtccaaaagcggatggggagtcgattacgtacgctgaagagtaaacaaaaaggtcttggtggtcgaggtaagctcacaggaaaattaatagacaaactaactgtgtactatggtttagcaatacgccggcattgtgattctattgaaaatatgaaatctgctataatggcaaccttttatcactacggctcgagtgatgaaaaaccgaatcatgatatgtgtccaaaaggcgaagaatcttggtgctcttaccagcgcgctgaagcaagaggagagcttgataccttttctcacgattattctcctttaccttctgatgttttaaaagctatcaagcctatatacgaagatcttagtaatgaaaatttactttcaagatgtgtaggtggattcaatcagaataataatgaaagctttaaccaactagtatggaaaatatgcccaaaaacggtaaatactagttttaccatcgtacaaatagctgcatacgttgctatgtgtatatttaatgagggtataaattcattattagtcttgatgaatacactaggacttaattgtgggcctaattctcatcggtatgcagaaagaatggatgctgcacgtatcaaagtagcagataagcgcgctaatgataacacccgagaaggtcgattgcaacgtaggcaccagcaaatcgatattttggaagctgctatgtcggctgaagagctattatatggtccaggaatagatgactcagt atga
- the LOC130675594 gene encoding uncharacterized protein LOC130675594 isoform X2, with product MGRDSRKVSRELRSSEKINKSRSVKRKNVFNPKTAERDESIQSTSSKKLKQNTEDDVPEDSSTEFRIINFIQVFTAISALIKCKKCDGNVVFQTASTRGLGFKIVVACNNCGNEYIPSCSFVGHSYEINRRFIFVMRILGIGYEGLCKFCGLMDMPSFLDKSTHTILLKQILNCSKAVAETFMTKAVNEEKQAMPTTENEDINHLTVSGDGTWQKRGYTSSFGVSSIIGYFTGKILDINIKSAYCKLCEYWKKKTNTVEFEEWYQSHEDVCSANHQGSSGKMEVDAMVEMFSYSETKYGVKYANYIGDGDSKTYSGIIKSDPYENTTVNKKECIGHVQKRMGSRLRTLKSKQKGLGGRGKLTGKLIDKLTVYYGLAIRRHCDSIENMKSAIMATFYHYGSSDEKPNHDMCPKGEESWCSYQRAEARGELDTFSHDYSPLPSDVLKAIKPIYEDLSNENLLSRCVGGFNQNNNESFNQLVWKICPKTDLIVGLILIGMQKEWMLHVSK from the exons atgggacgtgattctagaaaggtttcaagagaacttcggagttctgaaaaaattaataagtcgcgttcagtcaaaagaaagaatgtttttaatccgaaaacagccgaacgtgatgaaagtattcagagtacatcttctaaaaaattaaaacaaaacactgaagatgatgtacctgaagacagcagtactgaatttcgaataataaattttattcaggtattcactgcaatttctgctcttataaaatgtaaaaaatgtgatggaaatgtagtgtttcaaacagcaagtacacgtgggctgggattcaaaattgtagttgcatgtaataactgtggaaatgaatatattccttcctgttctttcgttgggcattcttatgaaataaacagacgtttcatttttgtaatgagaatactaggaataggatacgaaggattgtgcaagttttgcggcctgatggacatgccgtcttttttagataaatctacgcatacaattttactgaaacagattttgaattgtagtaaagccgtcgcagaaaccttcatgacgaaagctgtgaatgaagaaaagcaagcaatgccaacaactgaaaatgaagatataaatcatctaactgtatcgggagatggaacctggcaaaaacggggatatacatcgtcatttggagtttcttctataattggctattttactggaaagattcttgacataaacattaaaagtgcatattgtaagctatgtgagtattggaaaaaaaaaacaaatactgttgagttcgaggaatggtatcaatcgcatgaagatgtgtgttctgctaatcatcaagggtcttctgggaaaatggaggtggatgcgatggtcgaaatgttttcgtattctgaaactaaatatggagttaagtatgccaactatattggtgatggtgactccaagacctattcaggaattataaaatcagatccttacgaaaatacaactgtaaataaaaaggaatgtatagggcatgtccaaaagcggatggggagtcgattacgtacgctgaagagtaaacaaaaaggtcttggtggtcgaggtaagctcacaggaaaattaatagacaaactaactgtgtactatggtttagcaatacgccggcattgtgattctattgaaaatatgaaatctgctataatggcaaccttttatcactacggctcgagtgatgaaaaaccgaatcatgatatgtgtccaaaaggcgaagaatcttggtgctcttaccagcgcgctgaagcaagaggagagcttgataccttttctcacgattattctcctttaccttctgatgttttaaaagctatcaagcctatatacgaagatcttagtaatgaaaatttactttcaagatgtgtaggtggattcaatcagaataataatgaaagctttaaccaactagtatggaaaatatgcccaaaaacg gacttaattgtgggcctaattctcatcggtatgcagaaagaatggatgctgcacgtatcaaagtag
- the LOC130675594 gene encoding uncharacterized protein LOC130675594 isoform X3 encodes MGRDSRKVSRELRSSEKINKSRSVKRKNVFNPKTAERDESIQSTSSKKLKQNTEDDVPEDSSTEFRIINFIQVFTAISALIKCKKCDGNVVFQTASTRGLGFKIVVACNNCGNEYIPSCSFVGHSYEINRRFIFVMRILGIGYEGLCKFCGLMDMPSFLDKSTHTILLKQILNCSKAVAETFMTKAVNEEKQAMPTTENEDINHLTVSGDGTWQKRGYTSSFGVSSIIGYFTGKILDINIKSAYCKLCEYWKKKTNTVEFEEWYQSHEDVCSANHQGSSGKMEVDAMVEMFSYSETKYGVKYANYIGDGDSKTYSGIIKSDPYENTTVNKKECIGHVQKRMGSRLRTLKSKQKGLGGRGKLTGKLIDKLTVYYGLAIRRHCDSIENMKSAIMATFYHYGSSDEKPNHDMCPKGEESWCSYQRAEARGELDTFSHDYSPLPSDVLKAIKPIYEDLSNENLLSRCVGGFNQNNNESFNQLVWKICPKTS; translated from the exons atgggacgtgattctagaaaggtttcaagagaacttcggagttctgaaaaaattaataagtcgcgttcagtcaaaagaaagaatgtttttaatccgaaaacagccgaacgtgatgaaagtattcagagtacatcttctaaaaaattaaaacaaaacactgaagatgatgtacctgaagacagcagtactgaatttcgaataataaattttattcaggtattcactgcaatttctgctcttataaaatgtaaaaaatgtgatggaaatgtagtgtttcaaacagcaagtacacgtgggctgggattcaaaattgtagttgcatgtaataactgtggaaatgaatatattccttcctgttctttcgttgggcattcttatgaaataaacagacgtttcatttttgtaatgagaatactaggaataggatacgaaggattgtgcaagttttgcggcctgatggacatgccgtcttttttagataaatctacgcatacaattttactgaaacagattttgaattgtagtaaagccgtcgcagaaaccttcatgacgaaagctgtgaatgaagaaaagcaagcaatgccaacaactgaaaatgaagatataaatcatctaactgtatcgggagatggaacctggcaaaaacggggatatacatcgtcatttggagtttcttctataattggctattttactggaaagattcttgacataaacattaaaagtgcatattgtaagctatgtgagtattggaaaaaaaaaacaaatactgttgagttcgaggaatggtatcaatcgcatgaagatgtgtgttctgctaatcatcaagggtcttctgggaaaatggaggtggatgcgatggtcgaaatgttttcgtattctgaaactaaatatggagttaagtatgccaactatattggtgatggtgactccaagacctattcaggaattataaaatcagatccttacgaaaatacaactgtaaataaaaaggaatgtatagggcatgtccaaaagcggatggggagtcgattacgtacgctgaagagtaaacaaaaaggtcttggtggtcgaggtaagctcacaggaaaattaatagacaaactaactgtgtactatggtttagcaatacgccggcattgtgattctattgaaaatatgaaatctgctataatggcaaccttttatcactacggctcgagtgatgaaaaaccgaatcatgatatgtgtccaaaaggcgaagaatcttggtgctcttaccagcgcgctgaagcaagaggagagcttgataccttttctcacgattattctcctttaccttctgatgttttaaaagctatcaagcctatatacgaagatcttagtaatgaaaatttactttcaagatgtgtaggtggattcaatcagaataataatgaaagctttaaccaactagtatggaaaatatgcccaaaaacg tcttga